Below is a window of Salvelinus alpinus chromosome 5, SLU_Salpinus.1, whole genome shotgun sequence DNA.
TATAAAAGATATCATCCTACACGTACAGGAAGATCAAATCACACTTAATTACTCAAACACCTACAAATACACATCGGGTTTCTCTATACTAGCCTGTCTCACATGATACACTCCTAACACGGTAGGGCGGCAGGTTTGTAAGGAGAGAAGGAATGAGCAGAAGTTGTGAGAAAGACGGACTtgaaaaggaggaggaagagaagtggTGGACCGTATGGACATTGTATCTGAACGGCAGATTGAAGTGGCATGCAGGTGAATCTCCTCTTGGATCGGACTGATATCTGGGACCCATGACGTCTCTCGCACTTAGAAAACCTACACGATATTGTACCTTTCCGTCTGGCCTAAAATATCCATTCCTTCGTATTTTGTTATGTTTATCTTATCTCTGGTGTAATTGATCCTGTAAAATTCTCTCCGTTTTTTTTCTGTCAAACATGTGCACACATCAACCAACAAACTGTCTGAGAGATTAGTGTGTATGATGATGTATAGCATTCTCCAAGTACTGCTCTCCCCTTCAGTCCTTTGCGCAGTGTCACCCCTGTACAGAGGAACTTCTGGGTCGTATTCACTAGAAATCAAACAGAAGAAAACTGACAGAGGGACTATACCTGAACTTTTCCAACAAGAAATGCTGATTTctttttccattgcaaaatgtattgctacagtgtgcactaatgaataccaCCCTGCTTCATACGACAGATACCCACAGACAGTTTCAAGGAGAACATAGAACAGTGGGAAAGGAAAGATGTGTTATGGGCCTATAGGTAGCTGTAGACTTGAAAACTGGTCCTAGAAATAGTTATGGAACTGCAGACGTTAGTTCAAGCCTTTGAAACGGAGATGAGGAATGGTTGGCATAGTACAATTATAAGGCTGTCAATGCTAATCATTGGCCAGACTAAATGGCTGCATTCCAAAAGGCACCTCATTCCCTACATACACATATATAGGGGTATGAAGTTCCAAGAATTATGCATCTTAAATATCTGAAACTCATCATTGACTTTCTAATAATttaacttaaaaatatatatataatttgtattttattttactgtTTCATGTACACATGCAGCGCATACGGTAAACCTGACCTGTTAAAGCTCTCTTATATAGCCATTATATTATCATTATATATGGTCCCTCTATGCATGACTTGATGACACTGGGTTCTGCTGAAAAAGGATAAAAGTCTATATGCATTTATGATTGTTATTCAAGTTTCCTGTGTAAACTTGCTTATGATATTTAGATAATATGAATGATTTCAAAGGAATTTGGAACTTCTTTACAGAACTCTGAAACAGAGCAACCCCATTGTGTACATATATTTGTCCCCATGATTTGTGATGATGTTTATGTAAATAGCCAATGACGTGTACTGTACAGAGATGGCAAACTGCCACTAATGATGTATTTGTACACATTATTAGTCTATATTTCTGATTGCTGTGTCAAATGAACCACTGTTTTCTTTAGCCAAACGTGAGACCCAAATTGCACCCCAATCTTTGTATAGTGCATTTACGTTTTATGAAAGCCAGatagggcctggtcaaaagttttgcactatagggaaaagggtgctctTTGGAGTACACTAGTCTTTTCAGAAGTTGCCTATTGCTGTTGTCTCTCAGGAATGCTGATGTCATTAGCTCTCCTATGTACTTAACCATTTCTCTTACTCTGTCTCAACTCTCATACTGAAGGAAAAGGTAGTCCGACACATACTGTAACATGAATGATTTGTGGACGCAGACAATTTTATTTGCCCAGTTAGGCTTCAAGAACAATGTATGTACGATAGAAAGAGGATTCTCTTCAGAATGGACCCATCTGTTGATGTAGGCCTAGATGACTTGTTAAGATTGCTGAACATCAAACCTTGACTGTTTTACCACAtacctacaggtaactgccaaaataaagaacCCCAATACAAAGTGTCTTAATTGGAAGTGTTGCCACCCACGAGCCTCCAGAACAGCTAAAATGCactttggcatagattctacaagtgtctggaactcttttggagggatgtgacaccattcttccacaataaattccataatatggagtttgttgatggtggtgggaaacactgtctcaggcaccgcaccagaatctcccataagtgttcaatttggtttagatctggtgacagagacacacacacacaccctttaaaccccctatgctcttTCAAAGTCACAGATTTCTGCTTCTAGCCattgtagccaaaataatggccaacttgacatttttatacatgacccaaagcatgatgggatgttaattgcttaaagcccagtgcagtcaaatgttttatatatacactgaatgcacagaacattaggaacacacatcctaatattgaattgcaccccTTTTACGCTCAGAACAGCCTAAGTTCGTTagggcatggactttacaaggtattgaaagcgttccacagggatgctggcttatgttgactccaatgcctcccacagttgtgtcaagttggctggatgtcctttgggtggtggaccatttttgatacacacgggaaactgttgagagtggaaaaacccagcagtgttgcagttcttgacactcaaaccagtgtgcctggaacctactgccataccccgttcaaaggcacttaaatatattgtcttgcccattcaccctctgaatggcacacatactcaatccatgtctcaaggcttaaaaagcattctttaacctgtctccttcatcttcactgtttgaagtggatttaacaggtgacatcaataagggttcatacctttcacctggattcacctggtcagtctgtcatggatttccacactgaggttagAATAACACTAACATTGTGAAAATGATGGTAATGCACTTtatgtgtaagagctgtttgaaaagactgcctgaaatgttCAGCCTACtgtagttttggcctgcctggtgtcaTACCCAGGTATCGTTAATAGACAAATAAGAagggagttccaaacctctctgccaataacagctagttttcagttttccccctcCTCACTCAGACCAATCCCAGActgtcctagcaaaattattgttTGAGAagttgctctttgctaagaagctatttttgtttatttttgatcattttaattgaaaacaatcacagtaaggcacCCAGAAATATTTGATATTGAGAAATGCATCTGCTTTGGACTTTTAAGGAACCACACCTATGTGGAAGCACCTGCCTTCAATATAcagtactttgtatccctcatttcctCATGGGTTTCCTTTTATTctgtcagttacctgtacatcAATACTGTCCCCTAGGCCCAGGGTTGCAAAATCCTGATCATAATTCCTAGCTTTTCCATAAATCTTTGTTGAAGGGTTGAAATTTGCTCTTTGCTTGCTTTCACGAGTGTGGATGGTTAAGAATCTCCAGGAGTGATTAGCCCTTTTctacagtaaccccccccccccccccccccggactaGAGGGTAATTAACGCACCAACCCTGAGAGATGAACAACCTCTTTTACTACTACTGGGATTGTTGAACATGATGCATGTAGACATATCAGAAAAATTTAATAAAGTATTTATACTATCTTAACTGCAACATGGTCTGCTGTGCTGTGTTTTTGATGACATAATGGACAATCGTGTTGGAAGATGATCTAAAGCTTCAAGTGAAGATTATTTTTAAATGAAAATCGAGCTAAAATACTAGATGTGATGCAAACAATATTTCTGGGATCTCATGAGAGGATCGAAATTTACAGTAACATTCaaaaattggacacacctactcattccagggttttctttatttttactattttatcaaattgtagaataatagtgaagacatcaaaactatgaaataaagcatatggaatcatgtgataAGCAAAACAGTTTTAaattagccctatttggtaaaagaccaaatccatattatggtgagaacagctcaaataagcaaagacaaacgacagtccgtcattactttaagacatgaaggtcagtcaatctggaaaatttcaaaaacttcttccagtgcagtcgcaaaaaccatcaagagttatgatgaaactggctctcatgaggactgccacgggaaaggaagacccagagttacctctgctgcagaggataggttcattagagttaactgcacctcagattgcaacccaaataaatgcttcaaagagttaaagtaacagacagatctcaacatcaactgttcagtggagactgtgaatcaggccttcatggtcaaattgctgcaaagaaaccactactaaaggacaccaataagaaaaagacttgcttgggccaagaaacacgagcaatggacatttgaccggtgaaatttgtcctttggtctgatgagtccaaatgtgagaattttggttccaaccaccatgtctttgtgagatacaGAGTAGGTAAATGGACGATCTCTGCATGTGTTGTTCCcaatgtgaagcatggaggaggaggtgtgatggtgtggaagtgctttgctggtgacactgtctgtgatttatttagaattcaaggcacacttaaccagcatggctaccacagcattctgcagaaatacgccatcccatctggtttgcgcttagtgggactatcgtttgtttttcaacaggacaatgacccaacacctccaggctgtgtaagggctattttaccaagagggaaagtgcatcagatgacctggcctccacaatcacctgacctcaacccaattgagatggcttgggatgagttggaccgcagagtgaaggaaacgcagccaaaaaagtgctcagcataagtgggaactccttcaaaactgttggaaaagcattccaggtgaagatggTTGAAATAATGCcgaaagtgtgcaaagctgtcatcaaggcaaaaggtggctattttgaagaatctcaaatataaaatatatttggatttgttttaacactttttttggttactgcatgattccatgtgtgttatttcagttttgatgtcttcactattattctacaatgtagaaaatagtcaaaataaagaaaaaccctggattaAGTAGGTGTATCCACATTTTTGAGTGTTCTGTATGTAAATAGCCTATTAAACAATTAATGATTTATTCTAAACGCAAGaaatccagtggtggaaaaagtacccaattgtcatatttgagtaaaagtaaagataccttaatcgaAAATGACTCAAgctaaagtgaaagtcacccagtaaaatactacttgagtaaaagtctaaaagtatttggttttaaatgtacttaagtatcaaaagtaaatgtaattgctaaaatatacttaagtataataTTGAAGTATATTTTGATActtaagcaaagcagacagcacaattttcttgtttttttaatttacagatgtgccaggggcacactcaaacactcagatataattcataaacaaagcatttgtgtttagtgagtcgccagatcagaggcagtagggatagccagggatgttctcttgataagtgtgtgaactgGATCAATTTCTTGTCCTTCTAAGTAttcaagtacttttgggtgtcaggtaaaaagtacatttctttaggaatgtaaatcaaatcaaattttatttgtcacatacacatgtttagcagatgttaatgtgagtgtagcgaaatgcttgtgcttctagttccgacaatgcagtaatatccaacgagtaatctaacctaaccatttcacaacaattaccttatacacacaagtgtaaaggaatgaataagaatacgtacataaaaaaatatatgaatgagtgatggtatagaacgacataggcaagatgcagtggatggtatagagtacagtatatacatatgagatgagtaatgtagggtatgtaaacattatatgaagtggcattgtttgaagtggctagtgatacatgtattacatcaatttttccattattaaagtggctggagttaagtcagtttgttggcagcagccactcaatgttagtgatggctgtttaacagcctgatggccttgagatagaacctgtttttcagtctctcggttcctgctttgatgcatctgtactgacttcggttattttcttgacaccacactcagagggccctcacctcctccctgtaggccgtctcgtcgttgttggtaatcaagcttaccactgtcgtgtcgtctgcaaacttgatgattgagttggaggcgtgcatggccatgcagtcgtgggtgaacagggagtacaggagagggctgagaacgcacccttgtggggccccagtgttgaggatcagcggggtggagatgttgttacctaccctcaccacctgggggtggcccgtcaggaagtccaggacccagttgcacaggacggggtcgagacccagggtctcgagcttgatgacaagtttagagggtactatggtgttaaatgctgagctgtagtcgatgaacagcattctcacataggtattcctcttgtccagatgggttagggcagtgtgcactgtgattgcgttgtctgtggacctattggggcggtaagcaaattggagtgggtctagggtgtcaggtccttgacttggtagtcatttagctcagttaccttagctttcttgggaacaggaacaatggtggccctcttgaagcatgtggggacagcagactgggataaggtttGATTGaacatgtccgtaaacacaccagccagctggtctgcgcatgctctgaggacgcggctgggatgccgtctgggcctgcagccttgcgatggttgacacgtttaaatgtttttctcacatcggctgcagtgaaggagagcccgcaggttttggtagcgggccgtgtcagtggcactgtattgtcctcaaagggAGCAaagtttagtctgtctgggagcaagacatcctggtccgcgacggggctgattttccttttatagtccgtgattgactgtagaccctgccacatacctctcgtgtctgagccgttgaattgcgactctactttgtctctatactgacgtttagcttgcttgattgccttgcggagggaatagctacactgtttgtattcggtcatgtttccggtcaccttgccctgattaaaggCAGTTATTCGCACTttgcaaatgctgccatcaatccacggtttctggtttgggaatgttttaatgtagtgaagtaaaagtaaacaattttgaaaatataaatagttaagtacagatacccaaaaaaaactacttaagttgtactttaaagtagttttacttaagtactttacaccattgaAGAAATGTAAAAAGCATATCTTTATTGTTTCCATATTTTATTCAGTTTTTAGGCAATCATGACATCTGGTGGCCAGAGCTATATGTGCATCAATTATTGTTCCCTGAATCCATAGATATAGAGATTATAAAGCAACATCTCCTCAGTATCTGCACCAGAAACtaagtctgcatcccaaatggcacactattccctataacttacactatgtagggaatagtgtaccATTTGAGATGCAACGTTTGTGTGTGTAATTTTCATTGAAACTAGAAATTCAATAATATGCATCACTATTGGTTATACAGTCACATTAGGTTACAGAGGAGTTGAGTGAAATGCAGAACTGTTAATGCACAGTAATCTCTCTGAGAGGGATTGCGTAAATTTTGGTACAGGGATTTTGTTTATGGTTTACTATTCTTTTCCAGGGGGAAAGAAACAGGGGTTGACCCAGAGGCACTTGGAGGAGAGACATCCAGGTAGAAATGACTGAGAATGGCCTCAATTGGTGTGATCTGGAAAAACCCTGAACCAAGTGTGATGGAGGACATTCATCAACTGCCTATTCTCCCCATAGGAGCGAAGAACTTAAGTCGAGTAAGTCATGCTAAGGTTGGCAACTTACTTGCATTAGTCATTATGCCTGAATAAAGGGTATGAACTATACTGTAACGTATTATAAGTAGCCAAAtactgagagagaaaaaaatctatGAAAGCTTACCCTCAATATTACTGCCAGGAAAGACATTGTCTTGTGCCATTACAATTGCATCATGAGCTAGCTAGCCTACATGGTTGTGTCATTTccttatttcaatttttttatttttttccttatttttttaTTGAAGTTTTaagcatacatttttacaaaagtGAAACCGCTCCGAATCCCGAAAAGCCCTTGTTTGTCCCCTGAGCCTTCCCTATCCCTCCCACTTGCCCACCCACATTTGCCAACCTGATTAGATACAGAAAGAAAATgcatactactaataataataaaataaagcatctaatatatgaacaaaaaatgtattgtgtcagaAAGCTGGGTGTTAGATTAATAACTTCCCTCTTTTACAGAAGTTGTGATTTGTCTGTGGTGTTTCTGCATTAGGGACCGAATGTCAATGTTGTAATATCATCAAGCTGATGTTAAAGTGGCACACCACCAGAACAGAATGCATTTCAAGTTTCACTGCAGACTGTTGTTTTGCATGTGAAAAAAAAACTGGCTACAGTACAAGTTCTTGAacatattgtagtacaaaataacCTACAGTAGCAAAAGCATCTATGATGTTATCTACTGGCCCATGCCTCCAGATCATAGTACACCTTGTTACCTGGTAGTCTTTGATAGTTGGCACAGATATTACAGAGCCTCTCTCTCCAGTCGGTGTACATCTTGATTCTATATGTCTGACGCCACTTGAAGTAACCCTCATAGCGTCCTCTGTCTGTGGCCAGCTGCTGTAGGAAGACAGCCAGCCCCTCTGTGCTATTGAAGTCACTGACATGGATGAACGAGCCTGGTGGCACAAGGGCCTCATAGTTAGCCCGAGAGGTTCCCAGAACCACAGGTACTGCCCCTGCTTGGTAGGCATTCCTCCACAACCTCTCAGTTATGTAGTCCAATGCCACTGAGTTTTCAAAAGCCAGGTAGAAGTTACAGTGGCCAATGATGGGTATCAGACTTTGGTCGGTCAGTGGCCTCTTTGACCAGTGTCCATACACCTCTATGGGAATGTACTTCCTCAGGCTCTGGTAGACTTGACTCCTGGCATGGTCCGGCCTGTAGTTGCTGACCACCCAGCTGGCCAGACAAGCCCCCTTCTTGGGGATCACAaagctgctactgttactgttaccgtTATGTGGAACCATAACTATCTTCCCATAGGGCATGGATATGTCAGCGTCGCCTCGGTAGCTCATGGTCCAGTTGAACAGTCCATTGTACTGGGTCAGGTTGCCATTGTGCACCGGGGGCTCAAGGGACAGCCAGAGCCAGCGCTGGGAGACTGGCCGGGGGAGGTGGAGAGGCAGGGAAGAGCGGCCGGTCCTCAGCTCATGGTGGTGGAAGACCACCACGTCTGCTTGGGGGAACAGGGAGGTGTTGTCACTGAGGAGGCAGCCTAGGATACCGTACTTGTCACTGCACACATCTCCCTCCAGGCTGTAGGGATGGCCGAAGGGCCAGTGCCATAGCAGGATGGTGAGGTTCCTGGGTTGGTGTTGATGAGCGATCCCTATCTGAGCCAGCAGTAGGAGCCTCTGGTGGAGCACAtaagaggagatgctgaggagcaTAATGGCTGAGAGGAACAGGGGCATGGAGGTAGTCATCACTGACTCAGGGGATGACAGGCAGGCAACAGACTGAATGGTGGAATTGCGGCGTACTTTAGTTTAGTCCAGAATCACACGATCTCCTTGGGATTGTTACTCGAATAGTGTAATATTTCCTCCCTGGTAAGACAATAAGATAAATTAGTATTCAATAGATTCAAGGGCCCAGTCAAAACGCTTAGGAAAAGCATACCTTTTCTAAGTCTGAATCGGGTCTTTAAAGAATAGGGTTGGAAGAAGCTCTTGGAATTCCTTATAAATACAGACATGAACAATATGGCAGAAGACTCTCTAATGAATGAAAATAGTCACTCCACTTTCACTTTCCCCTCTGCAATACTACTTCCTCTCACTTCTTTCTATTTTTAAGATAACCATCCCACTTACCATCAGTATTTCACAATCACTGTGACAGTTAAATACATTAAGTACAGCAAATTATTAGCCTTACAGAAGATGGAATATACCATATCTGAGGACTGATTAATTGATTCAAGTaatcagaaaatattcatatatCACTACAAATGAAAATGATCTCTCTTTTTTCACATAGCCCATGTACATAAAGGCACGTTTTCTGCCTCTTCCATACAGTTTCAAAGGAGATGAAATGACAGTCAGAGGAACAGAAATGGTTTCAGATGGTACCTGCTGAAGTGCTCTTGCTTTGTGCTGATTCATGCGGTGTGAAATATAATGTGTGACGCCTGAATGGCCTCCTGCTGTGTGTGGCTATGTAATGAGATACAATGTATCATGCTGTGCATAACAGGAACATTATTTCTCAGCCTTCCCAGACCCCTACACTCCTAGAAAAAAGTATTCCAAAAAGGTTATTcagctgtctccataggagaacaCGTTTTGGTTCCAgggaaaaccctttttggttccacatagaacccctTTGGGTtttatgtagaaccctctgtggaaaggaacctggaaccaaaaatggttattcaaagggttctcctatggggacagccaaagaaccatttAAGGTTTGCGATAgctcctttttttctaagagtgtagtattCAGAACCATTGCATTCTTCGTGCATAAAGACACATCAAGGAGATGTCCCAAAAAGGCTGCAACAACAAACATTTTATCCAATGCATAGATACTCTTATatttagtgttctccctggtaGTAAGCCATGCCGTCACcggttctttttttaaatttacccAGATGAGCGTCCCATTCCATAGAACCCTTTTAGTAGCGCTGGCATTGTTAGgtcacttgttagatattactgcactgtcggaactagaagcacaagcatttcgctacactcgcattaacatctgctaaccatgtgaatgtgaccaataagatttgatttggcAAATAGAGATGTCTCACGACACCTAGGCTCAGTGGTACGTCTCACGACACCAAGGCTCAATTGTACTCACCTGGGTGAGGTCCGAGGTGAATGTCTGTCCGTGTTTGCTGTCCTGTGGAGGTAAGACTCACTGAAGATGACTTTTCTCCTGTGAGATTATGTAGTAACGTAGGCAGCGGCACATACCAGTGTGTAGGAAATCCTGTTTTAACCCCTTTTTTGCTCCTTTATCACTACATCATCATTCTGTTCTCTCTCAACATGCACTTACCACAAACCACACCCTTGGTTGTGACTTTATGACAGTCATTTGGATAgtagtaaagataccttaatcgaAAATGACTCAAgctaaagtgaaagtcacccagtaaaatactacttgagtaaaagtctaaaagtatttggttttaaatgtacttaagtatcaaaagtaaatgtaattgctaaaatatacttaagtataataTTGAAGTATATTTTGATActtaagcaaagcagacagcacaattttcttgtttttttaatttacagatagccaggggcacactcaaacactcagatataattcataaacaaagcatttgtgtttagtgagtcgccagatcagaggcagtagggatagccagggatgttctcttgataagtgtgtgaactgGATCAATTTCTTGTCCTTCTAAGTAttcaagtacttttgggtgtcaggtaaaaagtacatttctttaggaatgtaaatcaaatcaaattttatttgtcacatacacatgtttagcagatgttaatgtgagtgtagcgaaatgcttgtgcttctagttccgacaatgcagtaatatccaacgagtaatctaacctaaccatttcacaacaattaccttatacacacaagtgtaaaggaatgaataagaatatgtacataaaaaaatatatgaatgagtgatggtatagaacgacataggcaagatgcagtggatggtatagagtacagtatatacatatgagatgagtaatgtagggtatgtaaacattatatgaagtggcattgtttgaagtggctagtgatacatgtattacatcaatttttccattattaaagtggctggagttaagtcagtttgttggcagcagccactcaatgttagtgatggctgtttaacagcctgatggccttgagatagaagctgtttttcagtctctcggttcctgctttgatgcatctgtactgacttcggttattttcttgacaccacactcagagggccctcacctcctccctgtaggccgtctcgtcgttgttggtaatcaagcttaccactgtcgtgtcgtctgcaaacttgatgattgagttggaggcgtgcatggccatgcagtcgtgggtgaacagggagtacaggagagggctgagaacgcacccttgtggggccccagtgttgaggatcagcggggtggagatgttgttacctaccctcaccacctgggggtggcccgtcaggaagtccaggacccagttgcacaggacggggtcgagacccagggtctcgagcttgatgacaagtttagagggtactatggtgttaaatgctgagctgtagtcgatgaacagcattctcacataggtattcctcttgtccagatgggttagggcagtgtgcactgtgattgcgttgtctgtggacctattggggcggtaagcaaattggagtgggtctagggtgtcaggtccttgacttggtagtcatttagctcagttaccttagctttcttgggaacaggaacaatggtggccctcttgaagcatgtggggacagcagactgggataaggtttGATTGaacatgtccgtaaacacaccagccagctggtctgcgcatgctctgaggacgcggctgggatgccgtctgggcctgcagccttgcgatggttgacacgtttaaatgtttttctcacatcggctgcagtgaaggagagcccgcaggttttggtagcgggccgtgtcagtggcactgtattgtcctcaaagggAGCAaagtttagtctgtctgggagcaagacatcctggtccgcgacggggctgattttccttttatagtccgtgattgactgtagaccctgccacatacctctcgtgtctgagccgttgaattgcgactctactttgtctctatactgacgtttagcttgcttgattgccttgcggagggaatagctacactgtttgtattcggtcatgtttccggtcaccttgccctgattaaaggCAGTTATTCGCACTttgcaaatgctgccatcaatccacggtttctggtttgggaatgttttaatgtagtgaagtaaaagtaaacaattttgaaaatataaatagttaagtacagatacccaaaaaaaactacttaagttgtactttaaagta
It encodes the following:
- the LOC139575217 gene encoding alpha-(1,3)-fucosyltransferase 7-like; translated protein: MTTSMPLFLSAIMLLSISSYVLHQRLLLLAQIGIAHQHQPRNLTILLWHWPFGHPYSLEGDVCSDKYGILGCLLSDNTSLFPQADVVVFHHHELRTGRSSLPLHLPRPVSQRWLWLSLEPPVHNGNLTQYNGLFNWTMSYRGDADISMPYGKIVMVPHNGNSNSSSFVIPKKGACLASWVVSNYRPDHARSQVYQSLRKYIPIEVYGHWSKRPLTDQSLIPIIGHCNFYLAFENSVALDYITERLWRNAYQAGAVPVVLGTSRANYEALVPPGSFIHVSDFNSTEGLAVFLQQLATDRGRYEGYFKWRQTYRIKMYTDWRERLCNICANYQRLPGNKVYYDLEAWASR